The Bacteroidales bacterium genomic sequence ATCGCAATTTAAACCAATGCCACTACCTGTATGGTCAGAACCTAAGAATATTATAAATAGCGAAAATCATATCATAAAATATGAAGTAAAAACTAAAAAAGATACAATTTATAATATAAATAAATATGATTTAAAAGATTTTGACGTTTCGCCTTGTAATATTGGTTCTGCTAATTTGGAATATTTTAAAAATGTTTCAAACTTAAAAAACTTCACTGATTTAACTATTGTTAATGATCCTAGTTTATATCCATATTGTTTAACAGTTAAAATGTATATGACTTTTCCAAATGGAGCCCAATATGTCGGTTCAGGAACTTTAATTCATTCAAAATTTGTAATTACTGCTGGACATTGTGTTTACTCACATAGTGACGGTGGTTGGGCTACGTCTATAACTGTAATTCCAGGTTATAATAACGGTAATATTCCATATGGTGTTTCTAACTCTACTTATTTGTATTCGTGGACAGGCTGGACGCAATCTGGTGGCACAGGCTGGGAATGGGATATGGCTTACATACAATTAGATAGAAATATTGGTGGCGTGACTGGTTGGACTGGCTTTGGATACAATGATAATAATAGTTTTTTTACTTCAAATACATTTAACAATCCAGGTTATCCTGCTGCTTCACCTTATAATGGTGAATATATGTATTATTGGTATGGGTATTATGATAATGTATATGATCACATACTTTATTTTAATAAACAATCTTATGGTGGACAAAGTGGTAGTGGTGCAATTGATAATAATCTTATTACTTATGCCGAATTATCACATGGCAATGAAACGCAAACTGGTTGTGTGCGAATAAATTCCGAAAAATATAATGACATATTAAATAACATAAACTCTACCATTCCATCTAGTATTGATTTAATGCCATTAAATATTCATGTCCAGAATAATGTAGAGGCAGGTGAAACATTATCATTTTTTACTTTTTTAATTCATAATTATTCACAAGCAACTTTCAATGACAATTTAAATTACGATGTTTTTTTATATTCTGAAAATATGGATTATATATTTCTTGGTAATTTTGATTATAATTTATATGTTACATCTCTTCAAACAGCTATGCTTTCAGCAAATCCAATTATTCCTTCTGAAACACCA encodes the following:
- a CDS encoding T9SS type A sorting domain-containing protein, which translates into the protein MRKFVLLIIAFMLLGITLKAQKNIYLENVSNCDKFIINTSQFKPMPLPVWSEPKNIINSENHIIKYEVKTKKDTIYNINKYDLKDFDVSPCNIGSANLEYFKNVSNLKNFTDLTIVNDPSLYPYCLTVKMYMTFPNGAQYVGSGTLIHSKFVITAGHCVYSHSDGGWATSITVIPGYNNGNIPYGVSNSTYLYSWTGWTQSGGTGWEWDMAYIQLDRNIGGVTGWTGFGYNDNNSFFTSNTFNNPGYPAASPYNGEYMYYWYGYYDNVYDHILYFNKQSYGGQSGSGAIDNNLITYAELSHGNETQTGCVRINSEKYNDILNNINSTIPSSIDLMPLNIHVQNNVEAGETLSFFTFLIHNYSQATFNDNLNYDVFLYSENMDYIFLGNFDYNLYVTSLQTAMLSANPIIPSETPTGNYSIGVTINFFDANISNNTTYFWDNAPITITNTTVISDLSETNNLIYPNPANSILYFNNLSNNATISIYDISGKLLINSKVANNQVNINKLANGIYIVKINDSYIIRTTKFVKQ